The following proteins are encoded in a genomic region of Ostrea edulis chromosome 7, xbOstEdul1.1, whole genome shotgun sequence:
- the LOC125654946 gene encoding UDP-galactose translocator-like: MIKMSGQTERKSNGLVDPQTADTGSYLKYFSLMTLMLQNAVFILMMRYVRTRPGDMFMSTTAVIMSEVLKFLACFIIIFFKEGSLRAFLSHLNENIIKQPMDCLKISVPSIIYTLQNNLLFVAVSNLDAAVFQVTYQLKILTTALFSVIMLGKPLSRLQWVSLFILFCGVALVQVQPTDSSQSKVPVKQNPWLGLVAVLVQCCLSGFAGVYFEKILKGTKQSIWLRNVQLGIIGSIIGFVTMEINDGQNVSEKGFFFGYDYVVWTVICLQSFGGLVVAVVVKYADNILKGFATSGAIIISCIAAIYFFNFHLSLQFFVGASLVIVSVYMYSKFVPPKPTTSPSSTQTV, translated from the exons ATGATCAAAATGTCAGGACAAACGGAGAGGAAATCGAATGGTCTCGTCGATCCACAGACTGCAG ACACCGGGTCATATCTGAAGTATTTCAGTTTGATGACGTTGATGCTACAAAATGCTGTCTTCATACTGATGATGCGATATGTACGGACTCGTCCGGGCGACATGTTCATGTCGACCACCGCTGTGATAATGTCCGAAGTACTGAAATTCCTGGCATGTTtcatcatcattttttttaaagaaggcAGTCTGAGGGCATTTCTTTCTCATTTGAATGAGAACATTATAAAGCAACCAATGGATTGCTTAAAGATTTCCGTACCGTCCATCATATACACTCTGCAGAACAATTTGCTTTTCGTTGCTGTCTCAAATTTGGATGCTGCAGTTTTTCAG GTGACATACCAACTAAAGATCTTAACCACAGCTCTCTTCTCTGTCATCATGCTCGGCAAACCGCTGAGTCGCCTTCAGTGGGTGTCCCTCTTCATCCTGTTTTGTGGTGTGGCTCTCGTGCAAGTCCAGCCTACAGACTCGTCCCAAAGTAAAGTCCCCGTCAAACAGAATCCCTGGCTAGGTCTTGTAGCTGTCCTGGTACAATGCTGTCTGTCCGGATTTGCTGGAGTTTATTTTGAGAAGATCCTGAAAGGAACCAAACAGTCCATCTGGCTCCGAAACGTCCAACTGGGTATCATTGGATCCATAATCGGATTCGTCACCATGGAAATCAACGATGGGCAAAATGTATCGGAGAAAGGATTCTTTTTTGGGTATGATTACGTGGTCTGGACTGTCATATGCTTGCAGTCATTCGGGGGGTTAGTCGTAGCAGTTGTTGTGAAGTATGCAGACAATATCCTCAAAGGATTTGCCACGTCAGGTGCAATTATCATATCCTGTATAGCAGCCATTTACTTTTTTAACTTCCACCTGTCCCTGCAGTTCTTTGTCGGGGCGAGTCTGGTCATTGTGTCtgtgtatatgtacagtaagtttGTGCCACCAAAGCCCACGACTAGCCCCTCATCTACGCAGACTGTTTGA